The following proteins are encoded in a genomic region of Pungitius pungitius chromosome 19, fPunPun2.1, whole genome shotgun sequence:
- the rnf152 gene encoding E3 ubiquitin-protein ligase rnf152: MDTLSQDSILECQICFNYYSPRRRPKLLDCRHTCCSVCLTQMRSSQKEIRCPWCRSVTRLPPGLSVSQLPDDPDIVTVIAIPHASEHTPVFIRLPSNGCYMLPLSATAKERALGLPGGQLGCRFLPGGHQKAVTVVAVPERQHLGLAVDLEGLGLEVGEGERRVAGPAGGGKGSAWSGVCTVILVACVLLFLLGIVLHNMSCISKRFTVISCG; encoded by the coding sequence atggatacTCTGTCCCAGGACTCCATTCTGGAGTGCCAGATCTGCTTCAACTACTACAGCCCCCGCCGGCGCCCCAAGCTGCTGGACTGCCGGCACACGTGCTGCTCGGTGTGCCTGACCCAGATGCGCAGCAGCCAGAAGGAGATCCGCTGCCCCTGGTGCCGCAGCGTCACCAGGCTGCCGCCGGGCCTGTCCGTCTCGCAGCTCCCGGACGACCCGGACATCGTCACGGTCATCGCCATCCCCCACGCCTCGGAGCACACGCCGGTCTTCATCCGCCTGCCCAGCAACGGCTGCTACATGCTGCCGCTCTCCGCCACCGCCAAGGAGCGGGCGCTGGGCCTCCCCGGGGGGCAGCTGGGGTGCCGCTTCCTGCCCGGCGGCCACCAGAAGGCGGTGACCGTGGTGGCGGTGCCCGAGCGCCAGCACCTGGGCCTGGCCGTGGACCTGGAGGGGCTGGGCCTGGAGGTGGGCGAGGGCGAGAGGAGGGTGGCGGgcccggctgggggggggaagggctcCGCGTGGTCCGGCGTGTGCACGGTGATCCTGGTGGCCTGCgtgctgctcttcctcctggGCATCGTGCTGCACAACATGTCCTGCATCTCCAAGCGCTTCACTGTCATCTCGTGCGGCTGA